The Streptomyces luteogriseus genome includes a window with the following:
- a CDS encoding MarR family winged helix-turn-helix transcriptional regulator: protein MRGLHADTGYLLYRLGLRSGQLFNACLQESGLRLRHYAVLRFLAGTDGALQRELSTRLGYDPSAIVGLVDDLEKLGFAERRPSPDDRRSRIVVLTGSGRDFLRDTDEAGLRVTGELLGPLDPAERESLHALLLRIAEDGLN from the coding sequence ATGCGCGGCCTGCACGCCGACACGGGCTACCTGCTGTACCGCCTGGGCCTGCGCTCGGGGCAGCTCTTCAACGCCTGCCTCCAGGAGTCGGGGCTGCGCCTGCGCCACTACGCGGTACTGCGCTTCCTCGCCGGCACCGACGGCGCCCTGCAGCGCGAACTGAGCACGCGGCTCGGCTACGACCCGAGCGCGATCGTCGGACTGGTCGACGACCTGGAGAAGCTGGGCTTCGCCGAGCGCCGCCCCTCCCCGGACGACCGCCGCAGCCGGATCGTCGTCCTGACCGGCAGCGGCCGCGACTTCCTCCGGGACACCGACGAGGCCGGCCTGCGGGTGACCGGCGAGCTGCTGGGCCCGCTGGACCCGGCCGAGCGGGAGTCCCTGCACGCGCTGCTGCTGCGGATCGCGGAGGACGGCCTGAACTGA
- a CDS encoding oxygenase MpaB family protein, translated as MPTGVREQLGQALFRRVAGPGGPATRARIHHTPGPRWFGPDRPIRTVHGDASMFIGGLTALLLQSLHPLAMAAVAGHSGFRGDPWGRLQRTSTFLAVTTYGTAADAQEAVDHVRGIHRRIRGTTAEGVPYHAADPHLLGWVHAAETDSFLRAHERYGARPLDAAGYDAYVADTARVAEALGAVDPPRSRSELAERLTAYRPELRATPEARSAARFLLFRPPLPLPVRPFYGGLAANAVTLLPPWARGMLRLPRVPVVEDLAVHPTGRALTRTIRWAMAPARET; from the coding sequence GTGCCGACCGGAGTCCGTGAACAGCTGGGCCAGGCCCTGTTCCGCCGCGTCGCGGGACCCGGCGGGCCCGCGACCCGTGCCCGTATCCACCACACGCCCGGCCCGCGCTGGTTCGGGCCGGACCGGCCCATCCGCACGGTCCACGGCGACGCCTCGATGTTCATCGGCGGGCTGACCGCCCTGCTCCTGCAATCGCTGCATCCGCTCGCGATGGCGGCGGTCGCCGGGCACTCCGGCTTCCGCGGCGACCCGTGGGGCCGCTTGCAGCGCACCAGCACCTTCCTGGCCGTGACGACGTACGGCACCGCCGCGGACGCCCAGGAGGCGGTCGACCACGTGCGCGGCATCCACCGACGGATCCGCGGCACGACCGCCGAGGGAGTGCCGTACCACGCGGCCGACCCGCATCTGCTCGGCTGGGTGCACGCCGCCGAGACGGACAGCTTCCTGCGCGCCCACGAACGCTACGGGGCCCGGCCCCTGGACGCCGCGGGCTACGACGCCTACGTCGCCGACACCGCACGCGTCGCCGAGGCACTGGGAGCGGTCGACCCGCCGCGCAGCCGCAGCGAACTGGCCGAGCGCCTGACCGCCTACCGTCCCGAACTGCGGGCCACTCCCGAGGCCCGGTCAGCCGCCCGCTTCCTGCTGTTCCGGCCTCCCCTGCCCCTCCCCGTACGGCCCTTCTACGGCGGGCTGGCCGCGAACGCCGTGACCTTGCTCCCGCCCTGGGCACGCGGCATGCTCCGGCTGCCCCGGGTCCCGGTCGTCGAGGACCTCGCCGTACACCCCACCGGCCGCGCCCTGACCCGGACCATCCGCTGGGCCATGGCCCCGGCTCGCGAGACCTGA
- a CDS encoding alpha/beta hydrolase family protein has protein sequence MRIRLALVTACLSLAATALPAQAAAPGTHLEGRLPSGAAYVMDVPASWNGTVLLYSHGYTPAGAPNPAQNTPGPDARDKLLAEGYALIGSSYATNGWAVGEAVPDQLATLDLFTDKFGPSGRTLAWGTSYGGFVTSMLAERHADRFDGSLSMCGLVQGGVANWNSTLDPVFALRTLLAPDSGVRLTGFADQAEAVAASKALTSKVDAAQQTPGGRARIALAAALHNIPGYNDPSQTEPGPADWRTAQSNQYSAVRGLLQLPAFSWRQEAESRAGGNPSSNTGVDYRSMLVRSPLYKEVTELYKEAGLSLRTDLSALGRAPRISADPTAVRWMRGTSVLSGRLTDPQLNIHTTGDALIPVQAESAYRRAATAAGSAGLLRQAYVDAPGHCTFTQGETLAALHTLEHRLDTGRWDASPGALNSRARAEDPRAEPRYLPYRPSTYPRPYDLAHPGDARP, from the coding sequence TTGAGGATCCGCCTCGCCCTGGTGACCGCCTGCCTGTCCCTGGCCGCCACCGCCCTGCCCGCGCAGGCCGCCGCCCCCGGCACCCACCTGGAGGGCCGGCTCCCCTCCGGCGCCGCGTACGTGATGGACGTCCCCGCGTCCTGGAACGGCACGGTCCTGCTCTACAGCCACGGCTACACCCCCGCCGGGGCCCCCAACCCGGCCCAGAACACGCCCGGTCCGGACGCCCGCGACAAGCTGCTGGCCGAGGGCTACGCCCTGATCGGCTCCTCGTACGCCACGAACGGCTGGGCGGTCGGCGAGGCGGTGCCCGACCAACTCGCCACCCTGGACCTGTTCACGGACAAGTTCGGCCCGTCCGGGCGGACGCTGGCCTGGGGAACCTCCTACGGCGGCTTCGTCACGAGCATGCTCGCCGAGCGGCACGCCGACCGGTTCGACGGTTCGCTGTCGATGTGCGGGCTGGTGCAGGGCGGTGTCGCCAACTGGAACAGCACCCTGGACCCGGTGTTCGCGCTGCGCACCCTGCTCGCCCCGGACTCCGGTGTCCGGCTCACGGGGTTCGCGGACCAGGCCGAGGCGGTCGCCGCCTCCAAGGCCCTCACCTCGAAGGTCGACGCGGCCCAGCAGACCCCCGGAGGCAGGGCCCGGATCGCCCTCGCCGCGGCCCTGCACAACATCCCCGGATACAACGACCCGTCGCAGACCGAGCCGGGCCCCGCCGACTGGCGGACCGCGCAGTCCAACCAGTACTCCGCGGTCCGGGGCCTGCTCCAACTGCCCGCGTTCAGCTGGCGGCAGGAGGCCGAGAGCCGGGCCGGAGGCAACCCGTCCTCGAACACGGGCGTCGACTACCGCTCGATGCTTGTCCGGTCCCCGCTGTACAAAGAGGTGACGGAGCTCTACAAGGAGGCGGGACTGTCCTTGCGCACCGACCTCTCGGCACTGGGCCGAGCACCCCGGATCTCCGCCGACCCGACGGCGGTGCGGTGGATGCGCGGCACCAGCGTGCTCTCCGGCCGCCTCACCGACCCCCAGCTGAACATCCACACCACCGGCGACGCCCTCATCCCGGTGCAGGCGGAGAGCGCCTACCGGCGGGCCGCGACGGCTGCGGGCTCCGCCGGGCTCCTGCGCCAGGCGTACGTCGACGCCCCGGGCCACTGCACCTTCACCCAGGGCGAGACACTGGCCGCCCTGCACACCCTGGAGCACCGCCTGGACACCGGCCGCTGGGACGCCTCGCCCGGCGCCCTCAACTCCCGCGCGAGGGCCGAGGACCCGAGGGCCGAACCCCGCTACCTCCCCTACCGCCCGAGCACCTACCCCCGTCCCTACGATCTCGCCCACCCGGGAGACGCCCGGCCATGA
- a CDS encoding IclR family transcriptional regulator, which produces MTAPTAPDRLLSVLAAFDHEHPALCLTDISRRAGLSLTTAHRLVGALTEWGALERDESGVYHVGLRLWELAALAPRGLALRQIALPYLEDLYEATHENVQLAVRDGRDVVYIEWLSGRSAVGVHIRVGARWPLHATGVGLALLAHGEPVFRKEYCEGDLTSFTPYTITEPERLRRVLADVRRSGVAVSDRQVTEDALSVAAPVRGADGTVTAAVSIVVPHADAQVPVLGPAVRVAARGISRALGWQP; this is translated from the coding sequence ATGACCGCCCCCACCGCGCCCGACCGACTGCTGTCCGTGCTCGCCGCCTTCGACCACGAGCATCCGGCACTGTGCCTGACGGACATCAGCCGGCGGGCCGGGCTGAGCCTGACCACCGCGCACCGGCTGGTGGGCGCGCTCACCGAGTGGGGCGCCCTGGAGCGGGACGAGTCCGGCGTCTACCACGTCGGGCTGCGGCTGTGGGAGCTCGCCGCCCTGGCCCCGCGCGGCCTCGCCCTGCGGCAGATCGCGCTGCCGTATCTGGAGGACCTGTACGAGGCGACGCACGAGAACGTGCAGCTGGCCGTGCGGGACGGCCGGGACGTCGTCTACATCGAGTGGCTGTCGGGGCGGTCGGCGGTCGGTGTGCACATCCGCGTCGGCGCCCGCTGGCCGCTGCACGCCACCGGGGTCGGACTCGCCCTGCTCGCCCACGGCGAACCGGTGTTCCGGAAGGAGTACTGCGAGGGCGACCTCACGTCCTTCACCCCGTACACGATCACCGAACCGGAGCGGCTGCGGCGGGTGCTGGCCGACGTGCGCAGGTCGGGCGTGGCGGTGAGCGACCGTCAGGTCACCGAGGACGCCCTGTCGGTGGCCGCGCCCGTGCGCGGCGCGGACGGCACGGTGACCGCCGCCGTGTCGATCGTGGTGCCCCATGCGGACGCCCAGGTGCCGGTCCTCGGACCGGCGGTGCGGGTGGCGGCGCGTGGGATCTCGCGGGCACTGGGGTGGCAGCCCTGA
- a CDS encoding MFS transporter translates to MSGLLGTTVEFYDFLVYGTVAALVFGELFFPRADPAVGTIAAFGTFAAGYLARPLGGILFGHFGDRLGRKSMLLLTMVLMGSGSFLIGLLPTYDTIGVWAPVLLVALRVVQGIAIGGEWGGAMLMVVEHAEHARGSRRGLWSSFTQLGAPLGSVLSAGVVTVVATLPDDEFRSWGWRVPFLLSIVLLGVGLFVRLKVAESPLFAQVKREPVDRPPIVEVLRRPKPVLLAACVGIGAFTAQSLLTSFMISYAVDEGYTRPQVLTAVTVASCVALVVLPTASALSDRVGRRPVVLAGAVASAALAFPVLALVDSGSPGLLILALALGHGVAQSTMYGPLGALLTEMFGTRVRYTGASLGYQGATLIGAGFSPLIAGSLLASYGGGSTPVSLLLCAGAAITAITVWRLRETHTDALDSPAATPAALEGTPR, encoded by the coding sequence ATGTCCGGCCTGCTCGGCACGACCGTCGAGTTCTACGACTTCCTCGTCTACGGCACCGTCGCCGCGCTCGTCTTCGGCGAACTGTTCTTCCCCCGGGCCGACCCGGCGGTCGGCACCATCGCCGCGTTCGGCACCTTCGCCGCGGGCTATCTCGCCCGGCCGCTCGGCGGCATCCTCTTCGGCCACTTCGGCGACCGGCTCGGCCGCAAGTCGATGCTGCTGCTGACCATGGTCCTGATGGGATCCGGCAGCTTCCTCATCGGCCTGCTGCCCACGTACGACACGATCGGCGTCTGGGCGCCGGTGCTGCTGGTCGCCCTGCGCGTGGTGCAGGGCATCGCCATCGGCGGTGAGTGGGGCGGCGCGATGCTGATGGTCGTCGAGCACGCCGAGCACGCGCGGGGGTCCCGGCGCGGCCTGTGGTCCAGCTTCACCCAGCTCGGCGCCCCGCTCGGTTCCGTGCTGTCGGCCGGTGTGGTCACCGTCGTCGCCACCCTGCCGGACGACGAGTTCCGCTCCTGGGGCTGGCGGGTGCCGTTCCTGCTCAGCATCGTGCTGCTCGGCGTCGGCCTGTTCGTGCGTCTGAAGGTCGCCGAGAGCCCGCTGTTCGCACAGGTGAAGCGGGAGCCGGTGGACCGGCCGCCGATCGTGGAGGTGCTGCGCCGCCCGAAGCCCGTGCTGCTGGCCGCCTGCGTCGGCATCGGCGCCTTCACCGCCCAGTCCCTGCTGACCAGTTTCATGATCTCCTACGCCGTCGACGAGGGGTACACCCGCCCGCAGGTGCTGACCGCCGTCACCGTCGCCTCCTGCGTGGCCCTCGTCGTCCTGCCCACGGCGTCGGCGCTGTCGGACCGCGTCGGCCGCAGGCCCGTCGTCCTGGCCGGGGCCGTCGCCTCGGCGGCGCTCGCCTTCCCGGTGCTGGCCCTGGTCGACTCCGGCTCCCCCGGCCTGCTGATCCTCGCCCTGGCGCTCGGCCACGGCGTCGCCCAGTCCACGATGTACGGGCCGCTGGGCGCCCTCCTCACCGAGATGTTCGGCACCCGCGTCCGCTACACCGGCGCCTCCCTCGGCTACCAGGGCGCGACCCTCATCGGCGCCGGCTTCTCCCCGCTGATCGCCGGCAGCCTGCTGGCCTCCTACGGCGGCGGCAGCACCCCGGTGTCCCTCCTGCTGTGCGCGGGCGCCGCGATCACCGCGATCACCGTGTGGCGGCTGCGCGAGACCCACACGGACGCCCTCGACTCCCCCGCCGCGACCCCCGCCGCCCTGGAAGGAACCCCGCGTTGA